The Salvelinus fontinalis isolate EN_2023a chromosome 34, ASM2944872v1, whole genome shotgun sequence region tgtgtgtgctcacTGCCCAGGTGAGTGACAGTATGTTTCTATATATGTGTAAGTGTCTACACTGCTTTCTTGCTCAGGATCATAATCAGAGTTTTAATAGAGTTTGTGAATGGATGTGAAGCGTGGTCGGATGTGTAAACGTACAATATGAGAACTCACCGCTCCCCCATTCAGGATCATGGTCATCTCAGTGGGCTGGTACACGTTGCTGCGGAAGGGGGCACTGGGTCTGGGCGCTGTGTTACCATTATGATTACCTGCACTCCTCAGACCTGGCACAGCAGAGGAACAACGTTATTCTCTTATGCAAACACATTCATTCATGCATTCTACATTATGATCGACACAGGAACAGATGCCTAATCTGTACTTTTAACACACATGCTGTACAGGTACTGTTTGTACCACTACAAGAACCACTGCTCTTATGTAGTTATTTTTAGCCCAGTATGGTAATATCACTGAGTCACTATCTTCTACATCCAACCCCATACACAGAAACATGCATGTAAAACCTCAGTAGCGCTGTACTGACCTTGTAAGCATGAATTTTAATACACATTTGAAAGTCAAAGTCACTCGTTACCTGCAGTGTTTTCGTCAAAGCCATAGCTCTGGTTCTCCGGAAACTGCCTGTGTGAGAGGGGGATGTCCTCGTCGAAGCTGGTCTCCCTCATGCGGGACGGGGCCTGGGACGTGTCAAAATAGTCAGGGGCGGAGGGTTGTggcggggagcagagacaggagTGTGCCTCGGGCACGGCGTGGAACAGGAGGAGGAGCCAACCCTGTGCCACCAGTGCTATCGCCAATGCTGGATCGTCCCAGTCCGGGGACCGCCCCAGCCAGGCGTTACCGTAGAGATAGAAGCCCACCCAGGCaacccagaggaggagagacaacagacagGCGGAGAGGAGCCAGATCGCGTTACAGCGCCACTGCCGGGTCTTCCCACAGAGAGCGAAGGAGGCCGCTCCCAGCGCGGCTAGCAGTAGCGCAAGCACATAGCTACAGGCTAAGGAGAAGTCCAGAGGCAGGTACTGGCAGGCCGCTCTGCCCTCCCTGAGCACCGTGAGCAGGAGCCACTCGGCGGCGATGATCCCCTGGACGGCGCTCAGCCCCAGGGCCAGGCCGGTCAGAGCACAGCCCCCCGGGCTCCGGCGCTCGCGGCCCAACCTCCGGAGCCGCACACCCTGCACCAGCAGGCAGGAGAAGCACAGGGCGAAGAGCAGGCCCCAGAGGGCACGGCGCAGAAGACACAGCTGTTCGTCACGCTCGATGAGGTAGGCGAAACTGAGGCCGAACAGGCCCAGGATGCCCAGAAGCAGGAGGAGAATGGGTCCCACGCCGCTGCGCTTCTCCGCCTCGCTCACATGGTGTAGTCGGCAGAGGATGATCAGGCCCAGTAAAATGGCAGCCAGGGCGCCGCTGGCCGCTGCAGATTCGACCGCCACGCCCCAAACAGAGTCCAGGTCGCAGAGGAGGGTGTAGGGACGCACCAGGCCCCAGCCACACCCCCGGGGCACTGCCAACGAGTCCTCATCAGGGTCCTGGGAGGAACCACGATGGAGcacggagaggaggaggaggaggacagggaagAGTGCCATCtctaagaggaggagggaggagagagaaacagtgagtcATTTCTGGATCCGAATGTGCAAAGTGAAACAAAATCTCACTAGTAAATCGTCTACTGTAAATCTGTCTGTGTTTTTTTATGAAACACAAGTGATCACTGTGTGAGTGACAGTGTATGTACATGGAAGCGTTATCCAAtggcacgcacacacccacacccacacttcCTGTATCCGCAACAACAGGAGCACAGtgactctctccttccatcctgtAACTGGCCAGAGGTCAACACACAGCCAATAGGCTCCTTACCAACATCACACACTGATCGCttcaacatacatacacatacactgaCTACACCaatacatgcatgcacacacacccacacaaatgcatatagacacacacaaaatGATGAGCATCAACTAGATACTTCCTGAACAAGAGCAGAACAAGTAAACAAACCATTCATATGGCTTTACCATGAAGCTGGGAGTCGGAAGTTGGAAATGTACTTTGAGTTACCGGTAGTCTTTATAACATCAGTATCCACAGACAGAGTCATACTCAGAGAAAACACTGCTGACTGTCTGAGCGGACGCAGGAAGGCATGTAGAAtcatatcagtggaggctggtgggaggagctataggaggacaggctcattgtaatcgctagaatggaattaatggaacggagtcaaacatcaatcaaatttcaaatcaaatgtatttacatcagcagatgtcacaaagtgctatacagaaacacagccaAAAACCCCAAACCCcaagcaatgcaggtatagaagcaTGTGGTTTCTATAAGTTTGAtgtgtttgactctgttccattgatccattccagccattacaatgagcccgtcctcctatagcccctcccaccagcctccacaggATCATATATATAACAGGAATAGAAGAACAGGAATCCTCCTGTCCAGACACAGGAGCTGACAGCATCATGTCGTTGAGGTAAGACACTGAGACGAGGCATATTGcataggtaaacacacacacacacacacacacacacacacacacacacacacacacacacacacacacacacacacacacacacacttttaaagtgaaatgactaaaatgtaaatgtaaatgtaatagggtaggatgggatgggataggataggatggGACGGGACAGGatgggatgggatagggtagaataggatgggatagggttctatcccatcctatcctatcccatcccaTCCCGTCCCATcataccctatcccatcctaccctatcccatcctattctaccctatcccatcctaccctatcccatcccgTCCCATcataccctatcccatcctaccctatcccatcctattctaccctatcccatcctaccctatcccatcctattctaccctatcccatcctaccctatcccatcccgTCCCATcataccctatcccatcctaccctatcccatcctattctaccctatcccatcctaccctatcccatcctattctaccctatcccatcctaccctatcccatcccgTCCCATcatatcctatcccatcctaccctatcctatcccatcctatcctatcctacactatcctatcctatcatatcccatcccatcctaccctatcctatcccatcctaccctatcccatcctattctaccctatcctatcctacactatcctatcctatcccatcccatcctaccctatcctatcccatcctatcctatcccatcctattctaccctatcctatcctattctaccctatcccatcccatcccatcctaccctatcctatcccatcccatcctatcccatcctatcctatcccatcctaccctatcctattctaccctatcccatcctaccccatcccatcccatcctatcccatcctattctaccctatcccatcctaccctatcctatcctaccctatcctattctaccctatcccatcctaccccatcctaccctatcccatcccatCTCGTCCCATcatatcctatcccatcctatcctatcccatcctatcctatcccatcctattctaccctatcccatcctattctaccctatcctatcctacactatcctatcctatcctatcccatcctaccctatcctacactatcctatcccatcccatcctaccctatcccatcctaccctatcccatcccatcctaccctatcctatcccatcctaccctatcccatcctatcctatcccatcctaccctatcccatcctatcccatcctaccctatcctattctaccctatcccatcctaccctatcctattctaccctatcctatcccatcctaccctatcctatcccatcctaccctatcctattctaccctatcccatcctaccctatcccatcataccctatcctattctaccctatcccatcctattctaccctatcctatcctattctaccctatcctatcccatcctaccctatcctatcctattctaccctatcccatcctatcctatcctattctaccctatcctaccctatcccatcctaccctatcctattcTACTCTATCCTATTccaccctatcccatcctattctaccctatcctatcctattctaccctatcctatcctatcctatcctatcccatcctaccctatcctatcctattctaccctatcccatcctaccctatcctattctaccctatcctatcctattctaccctatcccatcctaccctatcctattataccctatcccatcctaccctatcccatcctaccctatcctattctaccctatcctatcctattctaccctatcccatcctaccctatcctattctaccctatcctatcctaccctaaCCTATCCCATCAtaccctatcctatcccatcctattctaccctatcctatcctatgctaccctatcccatcctatcctaccctatcctatcccatcctaccctatcccatcctaccctatcctattctaccctatcccatcctaccctatcatatcctattctaccctatcccatcctaccctatcatatcctattctaccctatcctaccctatcctaccctatcccatcctatcctaccctatcctatcccatcccaTCCCGTCCCATCagatcctatcccatcctaccctatccatcctattctaccctatcctatcccatcctaccctataccatcctattctaccctatcccatcctaccctatcccatcccgTCCCATcatatcctatcccatcctaccctatcccatcccatCCCGTCCCATCATATCCTATCCcattctaccctatcccatcctattctaccctatcctatcccatcctaccctatcccatcctattctaCCATATAccatcccatcctaccctataccattctatcccatcctaccccatcctaccccatccTACCCTACCCCATCCcattctaccctatcccatcctattctatcctatcccatcctattctatcctatcccatcctattctaccctatcccatcctattctaccctataccatcccatcctaccctataccattctatcccatcctaccccatcctaccccatccTACCCTACCCCATCCTAatctaccctatcccatcctaccctatcccatcctatcccatcctaccccatcctaccctatcccatcctattctaccctatcctatcccatcctattctaccctatcctatcccatcctattctaccctatcccatcctaccctatcccatcctaccctatccctTCCTACCCtaccccatcctaccctatcccatcctatcctatcccatcctatcccatcctaccctatcctatcctatcccatcctaccctatcccatcctaccctatcccagcctatcctatcccatcctatcccatcctatcctatcccatcataccctatcctatcccatcctaccctatcctatcccatcctaccctatcccatcctaccctatcccatcctaccctatcctaccctatcccatcctaccctatcctattctaccctatcccatcctaccctatcctatcccatcctaccctatcctattctaccctatcccatcctaccccaTCCCATCATACCctatcctattctaccctatcccatcctattctaccctatcctatcctattctaccctatcctatcccaccctatcctatcctattctaccctatcccatcctatcctattctaccctatcctaccctatcccatcctaccctatcctattcTACTCTATCCTATTccaccctatcccatcctattctaccctatcctatcctattctaccctatcctatcctatcctatcccatcctaccctatcctatcctattctaccctatcccatcctaccctatcctattctaccctatcctatcctattctaccctatcccatcctaccctatcctattataccctatcccatcctatcctatcccatcctactctaccctatcccatcctaccctatcctattctaccctatcctattctaccctatcccatcctaccctatcctattctaccctatcctatcctaccctaaCCTATCCCATcataccctatcctatcctaccctatcccatcctattctaccctatcctatcctatgctaccctatcccatcctatcctaccctatcctatcccatcctatcctatcccatcctaccctatcatatcctattctaccctatcccatcctaccctatcatatcctattctaccctatcctaccctatccaatcctaccctatcccatcctaccctatccatcctgttctaccctatcctatcccatcctaccctataccatcctattctaccctatcccatcctaccctatcccatcccgTCCCATcatatcctatcccatcctaccctatcccatcccatCCCGTCCCATCATATCCTATCCcattctaccctatcccatcctattctaccctatcctatcccatcctaccctatcccatcctattctaCCATATAccatcccatcctaccctataccattctatcccatcctaccccatcctaccccatcctaccctaccccatcctattctaccctatcccatcctattctatcctatcccattctaccctatcccatcctattctatcctatcccatcctattctatcctatcccatcctattctaccctatcccatcctattctaccctataccatcccatcctaccctataccattctatcccatcctaccccatcctaccccatccTACCCTACCCCATCCTAatctaccctatcccatcctaccctatcccatcctatcccatcctaccctatcccatcctaNNNNNNNNNNNNNNNNNNNNNNNNNNNNNNNNNNNNNNNNNNNNNNNNNNNNNNNNNNNNNNNNNNNNNNNNNNNNNNNNNNNNNNNNNNNNNNNNNNNNGGAAGTGGTggagggaaagaagagagggaagtggtggagggaaagaagagagggaagtgGTGGAGGGAAAGAAGAGAGCGGAAGTGGTGGAGGGAAAGAAGAGAGCGGAAGTGGTggagggaaagaagagagggaagtggtggagggaaagaagagagggaagtggtggagggaaagaagagagggaagtggtggagggaaagaagagagggaagtggtggagggaaagaagagagggaagtggtggagggaaagaagagagggaagtggtggagggaaagaagagagggaagtggtggagggaaagaagagagggaagtggtggagggaaagaagagagggaagtggtggagggaaagaagagagggaagtggtggagggaaagaaga contains the following coding sequences:
- the LOC129833676 gene encoding G-protein coupled receptor family C group 5 member B-like isoform X1; the protein is MALFPVLLLLLSVLHRGSSQDPDEDSLAVPRGCGWGLVRPYTLLCDLDSVWGVAVESAAASGALAAILLGLIILCRLHHVSEAEKRSGVGPILLLLLGILGLFGLSFAYLIERDEQLCLLRRALWGLLFALCFSCLLVQGVRLRRLGRERRSPGGCALTGLALGLSAVQGIIAAEWLLLTVLREGRAACQYLPLDFSLACSYVLALLLAALGAASFALCGKTRQWRCNAIWLLSACLLSLLLWVAWVGFYLYGNAWLGRSPDWDDPALAIALVAQGWLLLLFHAVPEAHSCLCSPPQPSAPDYFDTSQAPSRMRETSFDEDIPLSHRQFPENQSYGFDENTAGLRSAGNHNGNTAPRPSAPFRSNVYQPTEMTMILNGGAVSSHIVPSAPPTYTGRQLW
- the LOC129833676 gene encoding G-protein coupled receptor family C group 5 member B-like isoform X2, encoding MALFPVLLLLLSVLHRGSSQDPDEDSLAVPRGCGWGLVRPYTLLCDLDSVWGVAVESAAASGALAAILLGLIILCRLHHVSEAEKRSGVGPILLLLLGILGLFGLSFAYLIERDEQLCLLRRALWGLLFALCFSCLLVQGVRLRRLGRERRSPGGCALTGLALGLSAVQGIIAAEWLLLTVLREGRAACQYLPLDFSLACSYVLALLLAALGAASFALCGKTRQWRCNAIWLLSACLLSLLLWVAWVGFYLYGNAWLGRSPDWDDPALAIALVAQGWLLLLFHAVPEAHSCLCSPPQPSAPDYFDTSQAPSRMRETSFDEDIPLSHRQFPENQSYGFDENTAGLRSAGNHNGNTAPRPSAPFRSNVYQPTEMTMILNGGAVPSAPPTYTGRQLW